One genomic region from Sorangium aterium encodes:
- a CDS encoding serine/threonine-protein kinase, with translation MVQKKDGQPLPGTSYRVLRRIGAGSCSEVFEVTGRRGQLRALKLLRAMHDGSSEIGARLVQEGRTLSALSHPHIVKVEEVGVTSDGRPFLVMPRLFGETMRERLDARGPLATPTAVRVAIQVLGGLAATHRAGVVHRDIKPANVFLAQSSCAEQGLADLDSASGAPEAEHAVLIDFGIAKVTREGLEPSMGSNVLGTPRYLSPEQIRGEEVDARTDVYAVGLLLFEAITGRGPFPVVDSMAVMRAHLGTPAPRLRSLLWVPPALDHAVARALEKDPGLRWQTADAMAAALAEAQGEDGGRETPALGGAGRASPPDGERSARARLAAGGAR, from the coding sequence ATGGTGCAAAAGAAAGACGGACAGCCGCTGCCGGGGACTTCCTACCGTGTGCTCCGTCGGATCGGGGCAGGCTCGTGCTCGGAGGTCTTCGAGGTGACCGGGCGCCGCGGCCAGCTGCGCGCGCTCAAGCTGCTCCGCGCCATGCACGACGGGTCGAGCGAGATCGGAGCGCGCCTGGTCCAGGAGGGGCGCACGCTCTCGGCGCTGAGCCATCCCCACATCGTGAAGGTCGAGGAGGTCGGCGTGACGAGCGACGGCCGGCCCTTCCTCGTCATGCCGCGCCTCTTCGGCGAGACGATGCGCGAGCGGCTCGACGCGCGCGGACCGCTCGCGACGCCCACCGCCGTGCGCGTCGCGATCCAGGTGCTCGGCGGGCTCGCGGCGACGCACCGCGCCGGCGTCGTCCACCGCGACATCAAGCCGGCGAACGTCTTCCTCGCGCAATCGAGCTGCGCCGAGCAGGGCCTGGCCGATCTGGACAGCGCGTCCGGTGCGCCCGAGGCCGAGCACGCCGTGCTCATCGACTTCGGCATCGCGAAGGTGACCCGCGAGGGGCTGGAGCCGTCGATGGGCTCGAACGTCCTCGGCACGCCGCGCTACCTGTCGCCCGAGCAGATCCGCGGCGAGGAGGTCGACGCTCGCACCGACGTGTACGCGGTGGGCCTCCTGCTCTTCGAGGCGATCACAGGGCGCGGTCCGTTTCCGGTGGTCGACTCGATGGCGGTGATGCGGGCGCACCTCGGCACACCGGCGCCGCGGCTTCGCTCGCTCCTCTGGGTGCCTCCGGCGCTCGATCATGCCGTCGCGCGCGCGCTCGAGAAGGATCCGGGGCTCCGCTGGCAGACGGCGGACGCGATGGCCGCCGCGCTCGCGGAGGCGCAGGGCGAAGACGGGGGCAGGGAGACGCCGGCCCTCGGCGGGGCGGGGCGCGCCTCGCCGCCGGACGGCGAGCGCAGCGCGCGGGCGCGCCTCGCGGCCGGAGGGGCGCGATGA
- a CDS encoding serine/threonine-protein kinase: MSGASAECSGARTLLYAGGVSLAPRAPLARPLRARGEGEPLEDGWPLRALGEGEPLRGTPYVVLRLLGQGGMGEVYEVEHRALGRRFAVKVLHRSHAGRSDLSARLRAEARSIARLRHPGLPSVFDLGATDGGRPYFAMELLEGRDLRTELARLGVVAVPTALDLVLQALSALSLAHAAGIVHRDLKLENLFLCDDGTLKVLDFGVAKLLHAGASMTAPDAVIGTPRTMAPEQCAALPIDPRADIYAMGLVLYELVAGRGPFDELRGRGDALRFAHCEREPPPPSRFAPQPIPAALEQLILRAIAKAPEHRFQTAADMEAAVRRLHGRLHDGSPSSAAPAVSATALTPTTADAVAACTPARGEVPAEVLRRSLLAASAGAARLSRRPRARSTRRAPPARPAARAASRASALAVCALAIGALAVASAALGLALGQRWIAASEHAAPAPPSAPAAAQARSAVR, translated from the coding sequence ATGAGCGGCGCGTCCGCCGAGTGCTCCGGGGCGCGCACGCTGCTCTACGCGGGCGGGGTGTCGCTCGCGCCGAGGGCCCCTCTCGCGCGGCCGCTCCGCGCGAGAGGCGAGGGCGAGCCGCTCGAAGACGGGTGGCCGCTCCGCGCGCTGGGCGAGGGTGAGCCGCTGCGGGGCACACCGTACGTCGTGCTGCGCCTGCTCGGTCAGGGCGGCATGGGCGAGGTGTACGAGGTCGAGCACCGGGCGCTCGGCCGCCGGTTCGCGGTCAAGGTGCTGCACCGCAGCCACGCCGGCCGCAGCGATCTCTCGGCGCGCCTGCGCGCCGAGGCGCGCTCGATCGCCCGCCTGCGCCACCCGGGCCTTCCCAGCGTGTTCGACCTCGGCGCGACCGACGGCGGCCGCCCCTACTTCGCCATGGAGCTCCTCGAGGGGCGCGATCTCCGGACCGAGCTCGCGCGCCTCGGCGTGGTCGCGGTCCCGACAGCGCTCGACCTGGTTCTGCAGGCCCTGTCCGCGCTGTCGCTCGCGCACGCGGCGGGCATCGTCCACCGCGATCTCAAGCTCGAGAACCTGTTCCTGTGCGATGACGGCACGCTCAAGGTCCTCGACTTCGGCGTCGCCAAGCTCCTCCACGCCGGCGCCTCGATGACCGCCCCGGACGCCGTCATCGGCACGCCCAGGACGATGGCGCCCGAGCAGTGCGCCGCCCTGCCGATCGATCCGCGCGCGGATATCTACGCGATGGGCCTCGTCCTCTACGAGCTCGTCGCCGGGCGAGGCCCCTTCGACGAGCTGCGCGGCCGGGGCGACGCGCTCCGCTTCGCTCACTGCGAGCGGGAGCCTCCTCCTCCCTCGCGCTTCGCGCCGCAGCCGATCCCGGCGGCGCTCGAGCAGCTGATCCTGCGCGCGATCGCGAAGGCGCCCGAGCATCGCTTCCAGACGGCCGCCGACATGGAAGCCGCTGTGCGCCGATTGCACGGCCGGTTGCACGACGGATCGCCGTCGAGCGCCGCGCCGGCGGTCAGCGCGACCGCGCTCACCCCGACCACGGCCGACGCCGTCGCGGCCTGCACGCCTGCGCGCGGCGAGGTGCCCGCCGAGGTGCTCCGCCGATCGCTGCTCGCCGCGTCGGCCGGCGCCGCGCGCCTCTCGCGCCGCCCGAGGGCGCGCTCGACGCGGCGCGCACCTCCGGCGCGGCCCGCCGCCCGTGCGGCGTCGCGCGCCTCCGCGCTCGCCGTCTGCGCGCTCGCCATCGGCGCGCTCGCCGTCGCGTCGGCCGCGCTCGGGCTCGCGCTCGGACAGCGCTGGATCGCGGCGAGCGAGCACGCCGCGCCTGCGCCGCCGTCCGCGCCCGCCGCGGCGCAGGCGCGCTCGGCTGTAAGGTAG
- a CDS encoding ATP-dependent helicase → MSDLLNPSQRAAVEHELGPMLVLAGAGSGKTRVVTTRIARLLDRGIPARSMLAMTFTNKAAAEMHERVGKLVGSKVARELKVCTFHRFGLDVLGAETRALGLRGGSFAIFDQSDALGVIREILRELRAGKSYDVSAILSRISNAKNAFLDAETWAEAQRQGKGIDEYDEISMLVYPRYMAALRSFQAFDFDDLICEVVRLWQSRADVLERWRMRYRFVIVDEYQDTNRAQLELLRLLCGEHRNVVVVGDDDQSIYAWRGADVRNILDFEEHFSGAKVVKLEHNYRSRKPILDVANAVLAKSGARRHKKSLIATRVEGDKVRSIICVDPDVEASFVATEAQRLLEREAARPKDIAVLYRSNLQAAAIESALKERQIPIRMIGGQQFFERKEVKDLIAYLRVALNPGDEMCLRRILNYPARGIGDVAVAKLGAYATAHDATLWTAVSRPHAVHELTAAAIEGCRQLLRIIEATRARFERGEPSAEVARALLADAGFKEDIMAGSSTANAAARRWGNIEGLLNVFARRDEKGKGDRASFAEFLRLLALRQDSEEEEATDRVTLTTMHGAKGLEFPYVFVIGLEEGLMPHQRSLDERATDAAPSGAEGGDTGGHSIEEERRLFYVAVTRARDRLYLTRAKHRGSRGKMVPRTPSRFMLEIPPELLEEREELAPVAPGMEKVKAGAAGVLAALSMNPFAGDPPLIPRRRS, encoded by the coding sequence GTGTCGGACTTATTGAACCCGTCTCAACGTGCGGCCGTCGAGCACGAGCTCGGGCCCATGCTGGTGCTCGCCGGCGCAGGTTCCGGCAAGACGCGCGTGGTGACCACGCGGATCGCCCGCCTCCTCGATCGCGGCATCCCGGCGCGCTCCATGTTGGCGATGACCTTCACCAACAAGGCCGCCGCCGAGATGCACGAGCGCGTCGGCAAGCTCGTCGGCTCGAAGGTCGCGCGCGAGCTCAAGGTCTGCACCTTCCACCGCTTCGGGCTCGACGTGCTCGGCGCGGAGACCCGCGCCCTCGGCCTGCGCGGCGGCTCCTTCGCCATCTTCGACCAGTCCGACGCCCTGGGGGTCATCCGCGAGATCCTCCGCGAGCTCCGCGCCGGCAAGAGCTACGACGTCAGCGCGATCCTCTCGCGCATCTCGAACGCCAAGAACGCGTTCCTCGACGCCGAGACCTGGGCCGAGGCGCAGCGGCAGGGCAAGGGCATCGACGAGTACGACGAGATCTCGATGCTCGTGTACCCGCGCTACATGGCGGCGCTGCGCTCGTTCCAGGCGTTCGACTTCGACGATCTCATCTGCGAGGTGGTCCGCCTCTGGCAGTCGCGCGCCGACGTCCTCGAGCGCTGGCGGATGCGCTACCGCTTCGTGATCGTCGACGAGTACCAGGACACGAACCGCGCCCAGCTGGAGCTCCTGCGCCTGCTCTGCGGCGAGCACCGCAACGTGGTCGTCGTCGGCGACGACGACCAGTCGATCTACGCCTGGCGCGGCGCCGACGTGCGCAACATCCTCGATTTCGAGGAGCACTTCTCGGGCGCGAAGGTCGTCAAGCTCGAGCACAACTACCGCTCCCGCAAGCCGATCCTCGACGTCGCGAACGCCGTGCTCGCCAAGTCCGGCGCCCGGCGGCACAAGAAGTCGCTCATCGCCACCCGCGTGGAGGGCGACAAGGTGCGGTCCATCATCTGCGTGGACCCCGACGTCGAGGCGAGCTTCGTGGCCACGGAGGCGCAGCGCCTCCTGGAGCGGGAGGCCGCGCGGCCGAAGGACATCGCGGTGCTGTACCGCTCGAACCTCCAGGCGGCCGCGATCGAGTCGGCCCTCAAGGAGCGGCAGATCCCGATCCGGATGATCGGCGGCCAGCAGTTCTTCGAGCGCAAGGAGGTCAAGGACCTCATCGCCTACCTCCGCGTCGCGCTCAACCCGGGCGACGAGATGTGCCTGCGGCGCATCCTGAACTACCCGGCGCGGGGCATCGGCGACGTCGCGGTGGCCAAGCTCGGCGCCTACGCGACGGCGCACGACGCGACGCTCTGGACGGCGGTGTCGCGGCCGCACGCCGTGCACGAGCTGACCGCCGCCGCGATCGAGGGCTGCCGCCAGCTGCTCCGGATCATCGAGGCCACGCGCGCGCGGTTCGAGCGCGGCGAGCCCTCCGCGGAGGTCGCCCGCGCGCTCCTCGCCGATGCCGGCTTCAAGGAAGACATCATGGCCGGCTCGTCCACGGCCAACGCCGCGGCGCGCCGCTGGGGCAACATCGAGGGCCTGCTCAACGTCTTCGCGCGCCGCGACGAGAAGGGGAAGGGGGACCGCGCGAGCTTCGCCGAGTTCCTGCGGCTGCTCGCCCTGCGGCAGGACTCCGAGGAAGAGGAGGCCACCGATCGGGTGACGCTCACCACGATGCACGGCGCGAAGGGGCTCGAGTTCCCGTACGTGTTCGTGATCGGCCTGGAGGAGGGGTTGATGCCTCACCAGCGCAGCCTCGACGAGCGCGCCACGGACGCCGCGCCGAGCGGCGCGGAGGGCGGCGACACGGGCGGTCACAGCATCGAGGAGGAGCGGCGGCTCTTCTACGTCGCGGTCACGCGGGCCCGCGATCGGCTCTACCTCACGCGGGCCAAGCACCGTGGCTCGCGCGGCAAGATGGTGCCGAGGACGCCGAGCCGGTTCATGCTCGAAATTCCGCCCGAGCTCCTGGAAGAGCGCGAGGAGCTCGCGCCCGTCGCTCCGGGGATGGAGAAGGTGAAGGCGGGCGCGGCCGGCGTGCTGGCCGCGCTGTCGATGAACCCGTTCGCAGGCGATCCCCCCCTCATCCCGCGCCGCCGCTCCTGA
- a CDS encoding trans-sulfuration enzyme family protein — MKTALPNSTEAVHAGVLRQRPSHTLAPAIAQTATYTFADTADLERYFAGGDADPERQEYGRYGNPTVREVEQRIAALDRAEDALLFASGMAAVTTTAFALLKAGDHVILFRDVYRRTRQFVINVLSRLGVEHTLIDPGAFDQLEAAIRPRTRFALSESPTNPYLHCIDLSRFAEICKKARVKTVVDATFATPCNSDPIGRGIDLVVHSASKYLSGHNDVLGGAVSGSSALISLIRDMRSVLGSIMDPHAAALIGRGMKTLALRVERQNATGLAVARALEAHPAVERVFYPGLPSHPDHKVAAEQMRGFGGVVSFIVRGGREAASRVVDGARIAAIAPSFGGVETLIEQPCIMSFHELSDEQLAAIGISPALIRLSVGIEETEDVVRDIVGALDALGKP; from the coding sequence ATGAAGACCGCTCTGCCGAACTCGACCGAAGCCGTGCACGCGGGCGTACTCCGCCAGCGCCCCTCCCACACCCTCGCGCCTGCGATCGCGCAGACGGCGACGTACACCTTTGCGGACACGGCGGACCTCGAGCGCTATTTCGCCGGAGGCGACGCGGATCCCGAGCGGCAGGAGTACGGTCGTTACGGCAATCCCACGGTGCGCGAGGTCGAGCAGCGCATCGCGGCGCTCGATCGCGCGGAGGACGCCCTGCTCTTCGCGAGCGGCATGGCGGCGGTGACGACCACGGCGTTCGCGCTCCTCAAGGCGGGCGACCACGTCATCCTGTTCCGCGACGTGTACCGCCGCACACGGCAGTTCGTGATCAACGTGCTCTCGCGGCTCGGCGTCGAGCACACGCTGATCGACCCGGGCGCGTTCGATCAGCTCGAGGCGGCCATCCGGCCGCGCACGCGCTTCGCGCTGAGCGAGTCGCCGACGAACCCCTACCTCCACTGTATCGACCTGTCCCGCTTCGCCGAGATCTGCAAGAAGGCGCGGGTGAAGACGGTCGTGGACGCGACGTTCGCGACCCCCTGCAACTCCGATCCGATCGGCCGCGGCATCGACCTCGTGGTCCACAGCGCCAGCAAGTACCTGTCGGGCCACAACGACGTCCTCGGCGGCGCGGTCTCCGGATCGAGCGCGCTGATCTCGCTGATCCGCGACATGCGGAGCGTCCTTGGGAGCATCATGGATCCCCACGCCGCGGCGCTGATCGGGCGCGGGATGAAGACGCTCGCGCTCCGCGTCGAGCGGCAGAACGCGACAGGGCTCGCCGTGGCGCGCGCGCTCGAGGCGCACCCCGCGGTGGAGCGGGTGTTCTATCCGGGGCTCCCGTCGCACCCGGATCACAAGGTCGCGGCCGAGCAGATGCGCGGCTTCGGCGGGGTCGTGAGCTTCATCGTGCGCGGCGGGCGAGAGGCGGCGTCGCGCGTCGTGGACGGCGCGCGCATCGCGGCGATCGCACCGAGCTTCGGCGGCGTCGAGACGCTCATCGAGCAGCCCTGCATCATGAGCTTCCACGAGCTCAGCGACGAGCAGCTCGCGGCGATCGGCATCTCCCCCGCGCTGATCCGCCTGTCGGTCGGCATCGAGGAGACCGAGGACGTCGTGAGGGACATCGTCGGCGCGCTCGACGCGCTCGGCAAGCCCTAG
- a CDS encoding AI-2E family transporter, giving the protein MQQDFQSDRWLSFALRAGLIALFFWMVKGLLVPVLLGGLVALLVSPLQGRLAPRLGRFRKFAPAISTVGVIILVCIPLAVIIIEASASISRFFARDWSNTIERVQGLLNDGRITGLLNRAGLSGDDVRTYVSNLFERVGSSIAGFAGGMVAAVPQTIVDAFLFIVGLYYLLRDGGLLLRWLLTQSPFRNEETDVLFASIQDTVHGAVLGLLATAAVQGTLTTIALFACKVPGAFLFGLLATLLSLVPMIGTTPVTLGAAIYLFVVGRIGAGVGMCAAAVVVGLSDNVIRPWVQSSHGGMHPLIALLAIFGGLELFGAAGIFIGPVVAAIVLWAVDTRAGIPGPSLPLGPHTSQPPPSLKSPTSRPPPTSRPPPASRPPV; this is encoded by the coding sequence ATGCAGCAAGATTTTCAGTCCGATCGATGGCTGTCGTTCGCCCTCCGGGCGGGGCTCATCGCTCTGTTCTTCTGGATGGTGAAGGGGCTGCTCGTCCCCGTCCTGCTCGGCGGTCTGGTCGCGCTCCTCGTCTCCCCGCTCCAGGGCCGCCTCGCGCCTCGACTCGGCCGCTTCCGCAAGTTCGCGCCCGCGATCTCGACGGTGGGCGTGATCATCCTCGTGTGCATCCCGCTCGCGGTGATCATCATCGAGGCCTCCGCCTCGATAAGCCGCTTCTTCGCGCGGGACTGGTCGAACACGATCGAGCGGGTCCAAGGCCTCCTGAACGACGGGAGGATAACGGGGCTCCTCAACAGGGCCGGCCTGTCCGGGGACGACGTCCGCACGTATGTGAGCAACCTGTTCGAGCGGGTGGGCAGCTCGATCGCCGGCTTCGCGGGCGGCATGGTCGCCGCGGTGCCGCAGACGATCGTCGACGCGTTCCTGTTCATCGTCGGGCTCTACTACCTGCTCCGCGACGGGGGCCTGCTGCTGCGCTGGTTGCTCACGCAGTCGCCGTTCAGGAACGAGGAGACGGACGTCCTCTTTGCGTCGATCCAGGACACGGTGCACGGCGCCGTCCTCGGCCTGCTCGCGACGGCGGCCGTCCAGGGGACGCTGACGACGATCGCGCTGTTTGCTTGCAAGGTGCCGGGCGCGTTCCTCTTCGGCCTCCTGGCCACGCTGCTCTCGCTCGTCCCCATGATCGGCACCACGCCGGTCACGCTGGGAGCGGCCATCTACCTGTTCGTCGTCGGGCGCATCGGGGCGGGCGTCGGCATGTGCGCCGCGGCGGTCGTCGTCGGGCTCTCGGACAACGTGATCCGGCCGTGGGTCCAGAGCTCGCACGGCGGCATGCACCCGCTCATCGCGCTCCTCGCCATCTTCGGCGGGCTCGAGCTGTTCGGCGCGGCGGGGATCTTCATCGGCCCGGTCGTCGCTGCGATCGTCCTCTGGGCGGTCGACACGCGCGCCGGCATCCCCGGTCCGAGCCTCCCGCTGGGCCCGCACACGTCGCAGCCGCCACCCTCGCTGAAGTCGCCGACGTCGCGACCGCCGCCGACGTCGCGACCGCCGCCGGCCTCGCGACCGCCGGTGTGA
- the mrtC gene encoding myxosortase MrtC: MQPPTPIEPSRDVRPRAGDETPGAPADANAAHASVGERERERPRAPEPTAARALLAAGVTTAAVTAVSYAAPKSYAGTLVGLTFFAATFWLVLRYDESTIRAHGLSLGGILEPVPLSPKRLVRAALHAVAWAALVAAIVFPLFWLGYRLYWGATSPFVLRPPPSLADEIAAQLLVVALPEEAFFRGYLQSALDRVFPPRFRVAGATLGPAWLLSSAIFALGHVLTIQHPARLAVFFPALLFGWLRARTGGIGASLVFHAACNLLSLTLARGYGLSP, translated from the coding sequence TTGCAGCCGCCCACACCCATCGAACCGAGCCGCGACGTCCGCCCACGTGCCGGCGACGAGACACCTGGCGCGCCGGCGGACGCGAACGCCGCCCATGCGAGCGTCGGCGAGCGCGAGCGCGAGCGCCCGCGGGCGCCCGAGCCGACCGCCGCGCGCGCGCTCCTCGCCGCAGGCGTCACGACGGCCGCCGTGACGGCCGTGTCCTACGCGGCGCCGAAGAGCTACGCCGGGACGCTCGTCGGCCTCACCTTCTTCGCGGCGACGTTCTGGCTCGTGCTGAGGTACGACGAGTCGACGATCCGCGCCCACGGCCTGTCGCTCGGGGGGATCCTGGAGCCCGTGCCGCTGTCGCCGAAGCGCCTCGTCCGCGCCGCGCTCCACGCCGTCGCCTGGGCGGCGCTGGTCGCCGCGATCGTCTTTCCGCTCTTCTGGCTGGGCTACCGGCTGTACTGGGGCGCGACCTCGCCGTTCGTGCTGCGCCCGCCGCCATCGCTCGCCGACGAGATCGCCGCGCAGCTGCTCGTGGTCGCGCTGCCCGAGGAGGCGTTCTTCCGGGGCTACCTCCAGAGCGCCCTCGACCGCGTCTTCCCGCCGCGCTTCCGCGTCGCCGGCGCGACGCTCGGCCCGGCGTGGCTCCTCTCGTCGGCGATCTTCGCGCTCGGCCACGTGCTCACGATCCAGCACCCGGCCCGGCTCGCCGTCTTCTTCCCCGCGCTCCTCTTCGGATGGCTGCGAGCGCGCACCGGCGGCATCGGGGCGTCGCTCGTGTTCCACGCGGCGTGCAACCTCCTCTCCCTCACCCTCGCCCGCGGCTACGGCCTGTCGCCGTGA
- a CDS encoding extensin family protein, producing MKPLACALLASVATLGPAPASAASPFLMMPEASVAEASPAYRYANMTNEEALAELDRRKILYLKVDHAPGVRAPIRLTGRLNGVYFHSVLPPEQRVTSMFEILDARLALALDDFAAVLSRHDIDEVVHYTMYRPNVPMRGGEGVDGDGEHGHPIAHAKAADSAVKQAEAADGAAREESTRQASPVEPAPPVELGKKGALDGASKAPDEPPRRLKEKGAAEAGPKEKAAAEAGPTRKGAVEAGSKEKASAGAAPKEKAAAGVAPKEKAAAQAAPKEKAAAQAAPKEKAASEAEPSAASKAPGQRTRTIAARSGQAKAAGKVGARRAARRKAVEPTRATTSAVKHRGDVALRSDAAQKPRGTWAPPGTRHPAGLAIDVGALKKRDGTWISVARHFHGRIGDKTCGEGAPQPELPEARELRSIVCEAADLGIFTYVLTPNFNAAHVDHYHMEIKPGVRWFLYH from the coding sequence ATGAAGCCGTTGGCCTGCGCGCTGCTTGCGTCCGTCGCGACGCTCGGCCCGGCGCCCGCGTCGGCCGCGTCGCCGTTCCTCATGATGCCTGAGGCGAGCGTCGCCGAGGCGTCCCCGGCGTACCGCTATGCCAACATGACGAACGAAGAGGCGCTGGCGGAGCTGGATCGCCGGAAGATCCTGTATCTCAAGGTCGACCACGCGCCCGGGGTGCGCGCTCCGATCCGGCTCACGGGGCGGCTGAACGGCGTGTACTTTCATTCGGTGCTCCCGCCCGAGCAGCGCGTGACGAGCATGTTCGAGATCCTGGACGCGCGCCTCGCGCTCGCCCTCGACGATTTCGCGGCCGTGCTCTCGAGGCACGATATCGACGAGGTCGTCCATTACACGATGTATCGGCCCAACGTGCCGATGCGCGGCGGCGAGGGCGTGGACGGCGACGGAGAGCACGGGCACCCGATCGCCCACGCGAAGGCCGCCGACAGCGCGGTGAAACAGGCAGAGGCTGCGGACGGCGCTGCCCGCGAGGAATCGACGAGGCAGGCCTCGCCGGTCGAGCCCGCGCCGCCGGTGGAGCTCGGCAAGAAGGGCGCGCTCGATGGGGCGTCCAAGGCGCCTGATGAGCCACCGCGACGCCTGAAGGAGAAGGGGGCCGCCGAGGCCGGGCCGAAGGAGAAGGCCGCAGCGGAGGCCGGGCCGACGCGGAAAGGGGCGGTGGAGGCCGGGTCGAAGGAGAAGGCCTCAGCGGGGGCCGCGCCGAAAGAGAAGGCCGCAGCGGGGGTCGCGCCCAAGGAGAAGGCCGCAGCGCAGGCTGCGCCGAAGGAGAAGGCCGCAGCGCAGGCCGCGCCGAAGGAGAAGGCCGCCTCGGAAGCCGAGCCAAGCGCCGCCTCCAAGGCTCCTGGCCAGCGCACGCGCACGATCGCGGCGCGCAGCGGGCAAGCCAAGGCCGCCGGCAAGGTCGGAGCGCGCCGCGCTGCTCGGCGCAAAGCCGTGGAGCCGACCCGGGCCACGACGTCTGCGGTCAAGCACCGTGGCGACGTCGCTCTGCGCAGCGATGCAGCGCAGAAGCCTCGCGGTACGTGGGCTCCGCCTGGCACGCGGCACCCCGCCGGCCTGGCCATCGACGTCGGCGCGCTCAAGAAGCGCGACGGCACCTGGATCAGCGTCGCGCGCCACTTCCACGGCCGCATCGGGGACAAGACCTGCGGTGAGGGGGCGCCCCAGCCCGAGCTCCCCGAGGCGCGCGAGCTCCGGTCCATCGTGTGCGAAGCGGCGGATCTCGGGATTTTTACATATGTGCTGACGCCCAATTTCAATGCGGCGCACGTCGACCATTATCATATGGAGATCAAGCCGGGCGTCCGGTGGTTCCTCTATCACTGA
- a CDS encoding nitrite/sulfite reductase, which produces MSQRVERLAAAIDVHAENVAKFKRGELTPDQFRPLRLAMGVYAQLAHVKHMQRIKIPGGQLTAAQLEALAEVTERWGRGLAHVTTRQDIQLHYLEIEETIDLQRVLVRAGVTTVGACADTLRNITASHLAGVVEDEVFDVTPYAHAVTEHFLFHEHNRRLPRKFKVAFSGSARDHAQIMINDVGLLAKIGDRGRGFAVYVAGSLGSTPEIAHLWKEFIPEADLLPVCEAVVSVFHRDGERKNRKKARLKFLLRKIGEAEFLRRLDEEFARIKAERGEALAAELTEEVAGYRENDPPPLTPLRETLGDGAFARWKRTNTIAQKQPGYRVATVKLPLGDITAEQLRRLADISRRYGNGEVRATNTQNFVLRWVPEGQLLSLHRELSQIGLAEADSGHITDVVTCPGGDYCTLAITKSMEVGTRIRDHLVPNGSRQETDDFVSALGEFDIKISGCPNSCGQHHVADIGMTGLMVKGKDGVERPHYSLRVGGCCGPSARIGERLDGRIPEEETPKVIAAIARFYMAGRAEGESFRDFVTRKGVQEITRAGFAAAEGAL; this is translated from the coding sequence ATGTCGCAACGAGTCGAGCGCCTTGCGGCGGCCATCGACGTACACGCCGAGAACGTCGCCAAATTCAAACGTGGTGAGCTGACCCCCGACCAGTTCCGTCCTCTACGGCTGGCCATGGGTGTCTACGCGCAGCTCGCGCACGTGAAGCACATGCAGCGGATCAAGATTCCTGGAGGGCAGCTCACGGCTGCGCAGCTGGAAGCCCTCGCGGAAGTCACGGAGCGGTGGGGGCGCGGGCTAGCGCACGTCACGACCCGCCAGGACATCCAGCTCCACTACCTGGAGATCGAAGAGACGATCGACCTGCAGCGCGTGCTCGTGCGCGCGGGGGTGACGACGGTCGGCGCGTGCGCGGACACGCTCCGCAACATCACCGCGTCCCACCTCGCTGGCGTGGTCGAGGACGAGGTGTTCGACGTGACGCCCTACGCGCACGCGGTCACCGAGCACTTCCTCTTCCACGAGCACAACCGGCGGCTACCGCGGAAGTTCAAGGTGGCCTTCTCGGGGAGCGCGCGCGATCACGCGCAGATCATGATCAACGACGTCGGTCTGCTCGCGAAGATCGGCGACCGCGGGCGCGGCTTCGCGGTCTACGTGGCCGGCTCGCTCGGGTCGACGCCCGAGATCGCGCACCTCTGGAAGGAGTTCATCCCGGAGGCCGATCTGCTGCCGGTGTGCGAGGCCGTGGTGAGCGTGTTCCACCGGGACGGAGAGCGGAAGAACCGGAAGAAGGCGCGCCTCAAGTTCCTGCTGCGCAAGATCGGCGAGGCGGAGTTCCTGCGCAGGCTCGACGAGGAGTTCGCTCGCATCAAGGCGGAGCGCGGCGAGGCGCTCGCGGCCGAGCTGACGGAGGAGGTAGCCGGGTACCGGGAGAACGATCCGCCTCCGCTCACGCCGCTGCGGGAGACGCTCGGCGACGGCGCGTTCGCGCGCTGGAAGCGGACCAACACGATCGCGCAGAAGCAGCCCGGCTACCGGGTGGCGACCGTCAAGCTGCCGCTCGGCGACATCACGGCCGAGCAGCTGAGGCGCCTGGCCGACATCTCGCGGCGCTACGGCAACGGCGAGGTGCGGGCGACGAACACCCAGAACTTCGTGCTGCGCTGGGTGCCGGAGGGGCAGCTGCTCAGCCTACACCGCGAGCTCTCGCAGATCGGCCTCGCCGAGGCGGACTCGGGGCACATCACCGACGTGGTGACCTGCCCCGGCGGCGACTACTGCACGCTCGCGATCACGAAGAGCATGGAGGTCGGCACGCGCATCCGGGATCACCTGGTGCCGAACGGCAGCCGCCAGGAGACCGACGACTTCGTCAGCGCCCTCGGCGAGTTCGACATCAAGATCTCGGGGTGCCCGAACTCGTGCGGCCAGCACCACGTCGCGGACATCGGGATGACGGGCCTGATGGTGAAGGGCAAGGACGGCGTGGAGCGCCCGCACTACTCGCTCCGCGTGGGCGGCTGCTGCGGCCCGAGCGCGCGCATCGGCGAGCGCCTCGACGGCCGCATCCCCGAGGAGGAGACGCCCAAGGTCATCGCGGCGATCGCGCGCTTCTACATGGCCGGCCGCGCCGAGGGCGAGAGCTTCCGCGACTTCGTCACGCGCAAGGGCGTGCAGGAGATCACCCGCGCCGGCTTCGCGGCCGCCGAGGGCGCCCTCTGA